In the Xanthobacteraceae bacterium genome, GCGTCTGCTGCGCGATGATCTTGATCGCGCCGAAGTCGATCAGCATGGGCCGGCCGTCGGCGCGGATCATGATGTTATCGGGCGCAATGTCGCGGTGAATGAATTTCTTCGCGTGGACATATTCCAGCGCGTCGCAAACGGGATCGAGGATCTCGCAGATTTCGGCGTAACGGACCGCGTCACCCTTGCCGCGCAGCCACTGTTCGAAGGTTTCGCCCTCGACCTGCTCCATGAACATGTAGCCGGTCTGGTGTGCAGGAACGTAGTTGAGCACCGGCACGATATTGGGATGTTCGAAATCGCTCAGTTCGGTGGTCGAGCGCCGGAAGCGGTCGAGCGCCCACGCCACTACGTCGCGGTCGTTGTCGGAGTAGGCGACCTGCGTGGCGTTATTCCGTGAGGCGATGCCTTGCGGGAAGAACTCCTTGATCGCCGCCTTGCGCTTGGTGACGGGATTGTAGCCTTCGTACGTGATGCCGAAGCCGCCCGCGCCGAGCACGCGCCGGATTTCATAGCCTGCGATTACCGTGCCTACCGGCAGCGCGAAAGGTACGCTTTGTTCAGCCACGCCAAACCCCGACGAGATTGTTTCTTGTTACTACATCAGGGTTCGACGCCCAAACGGCGTAACGCGTCGCGTGCGCGCTGCAGTTTGGGATCGAGTCGCAGCGCCTGACGCAAATCGGTGACCGCCTCGTTGCGCCGGCCCAGCCCCTCATTGGCGAGACCCCTGCCCTGATGCGCGATGGCGTGCTTCGGATCGAGCCGCACCGCATCGGAGAAATCCGACAGTGCGCTGATGAAGTCGCGCCGGTCCAGATAAATACGGCCGCGATTCAGGAAGCCCGTAACGTAATCGCGGTTGGCGCGAATGGCATCGCTGTAATCCTTGAGCGCCTGATCGGTATTCTTCTGCTGGTCATAGGCGTTGCCGCGTCCGACCAGTGCCGGTGCATGGCGCGGATTGATGCGCAACGCGGCGGAATAGTCGTCGATCGCGCGGCGGTAATCACGTTTTGCGTAATAGGCATTGCCGCGGTTCGAGAGCGCGACGGCATACTGCGGGTCAAGCGTGAGCGCCTGATTGTAGTCGGCGATGGCCGCGTCGTGGTTGCCGTTGTCATAATGGAGATTGCCGCGCGTGTTGTATGCGCTCGCCAGCCGCGGATCGAGGCGGATGGCGTTTTCGGCATCGAGAAACCCGCGGTCGATATTGCCGCGCTCGCGCTGGATGATGGCGCGGTTCGCATAGGCGGCTGCCGAACGCTGGCCGTCCGGCGCGAGGCGGATCGCGTCCGAATAATCCGCATAGGCGCGGGTCGCGTCTCCGTTGCGATAATAGGAAAGGCCGCGGCTCGCATAGGCCGACGCGTTGTTGGGATCGAGCCTGATCGCCTCGTTGAAATCGGTGATGGCCTGCTGGTTATTGCCATCGCGCTGCGCGCGCAGGCCGCGCTCGAACGCCGCCTGCGAGTCGCGCACATTGGAAGCAGGCGGCAGCGTCTGCTGCTGCGGCAACTGCTTCTGCTGCGGCTGCTGTTGCCGTTGCTGCGGTTGCGTCTGTTGCTGCGTCGTGTTCTGCGGCCGATCCGACATGATCTGCATGTTGGTCATGCGTTCGATGAACTGGATCACCGGACGATGCAGCAACACGCCGATCGCGCCGACCAGCACGATCGCGATACCTGCGATGTTGAGCCACGAGATTCCGGAGCGTTTTACTGTGGCGGTCTCGCCGCCCGGCGGCGTATATGCGCCGGCCGAAGCCTGACCGGGATCATTTGTGGCGCTCATGGCCGCGACCGGCGCGGCTGCCTGTGCCGCATAGGCCGGAGGCGGAGTCTGCCCTGCGCGAAGCGGCGGCGCAGGCGGATGTCTCGGTCCTTTGTTTTCTTTCGGAGCGAGAATGGTCTCGTCTTCCGCGGAAGCACCCGCCGTACTTCCCATGCCGCGCGCAGCAAGACGCTCGCGAAACTCGCGGATGGTCGAAGGCCTTCCTTCCGGGCGAAGCGACATTGCTGCGTCGATCGCAGCAGCGAATTCCGGCGCGACCGGCACCAGCGCCGCCTGCGTCATCGGAATGTAGGAATCCTGACCACGCAGTGCGAGATCGGTCTTGCGCTTGTCGGAATCGACTGGCGGCTTGCCGCATAGCGCGCGATAGATCGTTGCCGCCAGCGAATAGATGTCGAGCCGCGGGTCGGGCGGGCCGCCCTCTTCGCTTTGTTCCGGCGCGGAGTAGTTCTGTTTCATCACGCCGAAGGTTTTCGGCGTCTGCGCATGCGCGGCCCGCGTATGCTGCTCGATGATCTTCAACGCGCCGAAGTCGATCAGCATCGGACGACCGTCGGTCTTGCGGATCATGATGTTGTCGGGCGCGATGTCGCGGTGGACCAGGTTCGACGAATGCACATATTCGAGCGCGTCGAATACCGGATCGAAGATCGGTCCCAGTTCGGCCACCTGCGGCGGCGTGGAGCGTTCGCGCAGCCAGTCTTCCAGCGTCGTGCCGTCCACATGCTCCATCACCATGTAGCCGGTGCCGTTGTCGGCAACGTAGTTCAGCACCTCGATGATGTTCGGATGCTTCAGCTTGGCGAGCCGGTTGGTGGATTCGGCAAAGCGCTTCAGCGCCCAGGAGACGACTTCATTATCCTGCTGCGAATAGGCAATGCGGGTGGCGTCGTCGCGGGAAGCGATCCCCCGCGGGAAAAATTCCTTGATTGCGACCCGGCGCTCGGTGATCGGGTTGAAACCCTCATAGGTAATGCCGAAGCCGCCGGCTCCGATCGCGCGCACGACTTCATAGCCGGTGATCATGGTGCCCGGCTGGAGGGCGAAAGGCATATCGCTTGTGCGCACTTTGAAGGGTCTCCCTGAACCGGCCGGATGCTAAGCCGAAGGCTATTCACGCGCAAACGCGATTGCGTGATCGGCGCTGGCCGTCGTCAGGGTGTCACGCCCAGTTGCTGAAGCCGCTTGCGGCTCTCGTCGAGCGTCCGGTCGAGCTGGAGCGCGGTCCGGAACGCCTCGATCGCAAGATCGCGCTGTCCCCTGGCCTGGTAGACGTAGCCCCGGGTCTGGTGCGCAAGCGCGTTCCGCGGGTCGAGGCGAATCGCTTCGTTTACGTCCTTCTCCGCGTTGGCGAGGTCCTGTTTGCGGTAATAGGCCAGCCCGCGGTTGGCATAGGCCACCGCCCAGCTCGTGTTCAACCGGATCGCCGAGGAAAAATCGTTGATCGCGCGGTCGAACTCTCCGTTGGTTGCGAACAGCGTGCCGCGCAGATTGTACCCGCCCGCATAATTCGCATTGACGTTCAGGGCCGCGTTGGCGTCGGCAAGCGCACTGCGCCGGTCGTTCAGCCTGAAATGTGCCCAACCGCGCTGCGTCAGCACGTTCGCGGATTTGGGATTGATGCGCAGGGACGTATTGTAGTCGGAGAGTGCGAGCCGGTAATCGTGGCGTGCATAATATACGTCGGCTCTCCCTGCGATGAAATCGTGACGTTGCGGCGCGAGGCGCACCGCCTCGTTGAAATCGGCCAATGCCGATTCGAGATTATCGAGGCGCGAATAGGATAATCCCCGGTTCGCGTAATAAACCGCATTCGTCGACGCGCGTTTGACCGCTTCGTTGAAGGACACGATCGCTTCGCTGAAATTCCGCTGCGCGTGATGCAACAGGCCGCGCACATTGAACAGTTCGGCACTGTCCAGTCCTCGTCTGGACGCAACATCGAGCGCGTCGTGCGATTCGTTGTAACGCTGCTTGCGATAGAGCGCCTGCGCTTTCACGAGATACGCGAGCGTATAGGTCGGATCCAGCCGGATTGCCTCGTTGGCTTCCGCCAATGCGGTATCGGCATCGTTGCGCTCGCGCGCGGCGAGCGCGCGCTGATACGCAGCGAAAGCCTGCGATTCATTCTGGGGCGTCGCCGGCTGCTGTGGAGGAGGCGTGGTTTGCTGTTGCTGCTGCGGCGGGCTTTGCGGCTGTTGCGCGGGCGGCGCGGCGGCACGCAATGTGGCCCGGAGAGAACGGCGTTCCGTCGTCCGGTAAAGCTCGATCTCAATGTTCGTACCCGGCTGCACATTCTCCAGCGCAGTAGCAATATCCCGCGACTGCACGATCTCGCGGCCGTTAATCCGGGTCAGCACATCGCCGTTCAGAATGCCGCCATTCGCCGCCGGACCGTTCGCTGTAACTTCGAGCACGAGAGCACCGCGCGGCGCATCAGGTGAATTCTTCTCGTCCGCGGTAGCGACGCGAACACCAATCCACACCGTTCGCTTGGTTAGATCGGGCGGCGTGGTTTGCTGCTGTGGAGGCTGCTGCGGCTGTGTCTGTTGTTTGGGTTGTTGCGGCTGCTGGGACGGGGGTGTCGTCTGCTTCTGCGTTTGCTGTTGCAGTTGTGGCGGCGATACGCGCTCATCCCGCCATAAAGATCCGACGAAAGCCGCACCTACCACAAGCACGGCAAGCGCCCCACCGGCATAGCCGAGCCACGGACGCGGCACCTTGCGAATGTCCTCATCGTCTTCTTTACGAGACGCGGCGGATGTTCCGGCAAGCGCGGCGCTTGGAGCACTTGCTACGACATTGGCATCGTCCGCAGCCTGCACGGGCGTGAACGAAGTCCTCGGTAGATCAACACTCTTCTTATGCTTGCCCCAACCGATCAGATCGCGGAACTCAGCAATCGACGCCGGGCGAAGATCGCGCCGGATCGAAAGTGCGCGGTCAATCGCGGACGCGATGTCTTCAGGCACGTCGCGTCCTGTGGGCGTCTCGCGCACCGGCACATACGAATCCGGCTTGCCGTCCACGATCTCGGATTTGCGCTGGTCGGAATCGACCGGCGGGCTGCCGGTCAACGCGCGGTACAAGACCGCCGCGAGCGCATAGATGTCGGTGCGCGCATCGACCGAAGAAGAGGTGAACTGTTCCGGCGGCGAATAGAACCGCTTGCCCACCGGAAAGCTGGTGCCTGATTTCGCGCGGGTCTGTTCCTCGATCACCTTGATGGCGCCGAAGTCGATCAGCACCGGACGCCCGTCCTTCGCGATCATCACGTTATCGGGCGCGATATCACGATGCAGGATGTTGCGCATGTGCACGTATTCGAGCGCATCGAACACGGGCGCGAGAAACGGCCGTATATCATCCAGCGTCGGCGGCCCGCGGCGCGCTTTCAGCCAGCGCTCCAGCGTTTCGCCGTCGACGTGCTCCATCACCATGTAGCCGGTGCCGTGATCGGAGACGTAGTTCAGCACCTCGACGATATTGTCGTGCTCTAACTTGGCGAGCGCCTTGGTCGATTCCTCGAACCGCCTCAGCGCCCAGCTCGCAATTTCCGCATCGGTCCGCGAGAACACGATCTTGGTTGCGCCTTCGCGCGAGGCCATGCCGCGCGGGAAGAATTCCTTGATCGCGACCCGGCGCTCGGTGATCGGATTGAAGCCTTCATAGGTGATACCGAAACCGCCCGCCCCCAGCGCGCGCACGATCTCGTAGCCGGTAATCACCGTGCCAGGCGGCAGCGCGAACTGGATTTCAGATATGGACAACGGCGGCTCCGTTGCGGGGGATGCTACTCCAAGCCTCCGCCCGCGCGAAGCGGCGCAGGACGCAAAAACGGGCGGCTTTTCAGGGCCGCCCGTTCAAATTGGTGTGTAATTGGCGCAGCGTTACTGCAAAGCCACCGCCACGAAGCGGGTTTCGCCGGAGGCATTCACCAGAAGAAAGAGTGCCGACCTTTTCCCCGATTTGCGGAGCACATCGATACGTTTTTGCAGATCGGCGATGGTGGAAACCGCTTCGCCGCCGAACTCGATCACCACCTGCCCGGCTTCGACATTCTGCTCGGCCGCATTCGAATCCGGATCCACGCCGGTAACCACCAGACCCTTCACGGATTCGCGCAGACGAAAACGGCGGCGCAGGTCCTCGTTGATGGCAGACAACTCGATACCGAGCACCTGATTGGCTGCGGGTCGCGCCTTCGGCTGCGGCTCGTTCTTCACCTGCTTTTTCGGCTTCTGGTCGGGATCGTCGAGCCGCTGCACGGTCAGCTTCAGCGTCTGCTCCTTGCCCTTGCGGATGACGACCACGTCCACCGTCTTGCCGACCGGCGTACCGGCGACGATGCGCGGAAGGTTGCGCATTTCCTTCACTTCCTGACCATCGAACCGAATGATAACGTCGCCGATCTGGATACCGGCCTGCCCGGCCGGTGTGTTGTCACCGACACCCGCGATCAGCGCGCCGCGCGTACCGGGAAGATTGAGGCTCTCCGCGATCTGTTCGTCCACCGGCTGAATCGAAACGCCGATCCAGCCGCGGCGGATTTCGCCGGTTTCGCGCAACTGCTTGATCAGCGGCAGTACGGTGTTGGCGGGTATGGCAAAACCGATGCCGATGGAACTGCCGGTTTGCGAGAAGATCGCGGTGTTGATGCCGATCACCTCGCCTTGCAGATTGAACAGCGGTCCACCTGAATTGCCGCGATTGATCGCGGCATCTGTCTGGATGAAATCGTCGTACGCGCTCGACTCGATATTGCGGTTCCGCGCGGAGACAACGCCTACCGTCACCGAACCGCCAAGACCGAACGGATTGCCGATCGCCATCACCCACTCGCCAACGCGGGTCTTGTCGGAGTCGCCGAAGGAAACAGCCTTCAGCGGCGCCTTCGGCTTAACGCGCAACACCGCGAGATCGACCTTGGTATCGCGTCCGATGAGTTCTGCTTTCAATTTTGAACCGTCGTTGAAATTGACGATGATCTCGTCAGCGTCGGCAATGACGTGATTGTTCGTGATGATGATGCCAGCCGGGTCGATCACGAAGCCGGAGCCGAGCGAGGAAACCTTGCGCGTGCGCTTGCCGTCCGGCTTCTCCTTGAAGAACTCCTCGAAGAAATCCTCGAACGGCGAACCGGGCGGCAGTTGCGGCATCGGCACGCTTTGATTCGGGGGCACCGTCTGCGAAGTCGAGATGTTCACGACTGCGTCCTGCACCCGCGCGGCGACATCGGCGACATTCTCCGGCCGCGTCTGCGCAATCACTGCGCGCGTGGTGCCGGAGAGCGTAGCTACCGCGAACCCCGCAACCAGAATTGCGCCGAGGAGAACGCGGCGGCGGTTCCCCGCCCGGTCGGACGACATGAACATCGGGTGATTCCTCCGGAAATGCGGACGCCGCATAAGGTTGCGCCGGACGCGGATGCTACGCAACGACAGGATATACGAAATCAGATGCGGCGCGATTCCGGCGGAATGGCGGCCCGGCAGCGGGAACTAGCCGCGCACCAGCCAGACCACGAGAACGCCGGCAATAGCCGCCCCAAGACCAAGTAAACGCAACGTGCCTTCCGGCGTTTCGGCAACCGTTGCCGCCGCACGCTTCGCGGCGCCCGGAAACGCCGCGAAGGTAATGCCTTCAATCGCGAGCAACAGCCCGAAAGCTGCAAGAATGAACGTCATCCGTGCGTCAGCGCTGGGCCGGGGCCGGCGGCGGGTTGCCGCCCGGATTCGCAAAGAACCGGAAGAACTCCGACTCCGGCGAAAGCAGCATCCGCGTACGGTCCTTTTGCAGTCCAAGCTCGTAGGCCTGCATCGAACGGTAGAACGCGAAGAATTCCGGGTCGCGTCCGAACGCATCGGCGAAAATCTTGTTGCGCTCGCCGTCGCCGAGGCCACGCAATTCCTCGCTGCGCGAGGTGGCTTCGGCGATAATGATGGTTACGTCGCGGTCGGCTTTCGCGCGGATCGCCTGCGCCGCCTGATTGCCCTGCGCGCGGATTTCAGCAGCTTCGCGCTGACGTTCGGTTTGCATCCGCTGATAGATCGCCTGGCTGTTCGCATCGGGGAGGTCTGCGCGGCGCAGCCGCATGTCGACGATTTCGATGCCGAAATTCTCGACCGCCTGCGCGTTCATGCTGTCCTTGATGCGGCCCATCAGCACCGCGCGCTCGTCCTTCACGACCTCGATGAAGGTCGCTTCGCCGAGCACGCTTCGCATGGACGCATTGAGGATGGGCAGCAGCCGCGAATTGGCGCCGGCAACGGTGCCGACCGACTGATAGAACTTCAGCGGCTGCACGATGCGGTAACGCGCGAAGGCGTCAACCACCAGACGTTTCTGGTCGGAGGCGATGACTTCCTCCGGCTTGTTATCGAGATCGAGGATCAGCTTGTCGATCAGCACCACCGCGTCGACGAACGGAAGTTTGAAATTAAGCCCTGCATCCTTGATTTCGCGGATCGGTTCGCCGAAACGCAGCACCAGCGCCTGCTGGCTTTGATGCACGAAGAAAATCGACGAGTAGATCGCGATCACGATGATCGCGACGACGACGGCCAAAACTCCTGTCGCGGTTCTCATCGCCTTGCTCCTGCCGGGGTTTGCTGCCGCAGCAACTGATCGAGCGGCAGATAGGGCACGACCCCCTGCCCGCCCTTGTTGTTTTCGAGAATGACCTTGTCGATGCCGTTCAGCACACGCTCCATCGTTTCCAGATAGATGCGCTGCCGCGTCACCGCCGGGGCCTTCTTGTATTCCTCAAGGACCGAGAGGAAGCGGAGCGCTTCACCGCGCGCCTCCACGACGGTGCGCTCGCGATAGGCTTCCGCTGCCTGCAGGATCTTCGCCGCCTCGCCTCGCGCTTCGGGTACGACGCGGTTGGCATAGGTCTGCGCTTCGTTCTGCAAACGCTCGGCGTCGGCGCGGGCTGCCTGCACGTCGCGGAACGCGTCGATCACCTGCGAGGGCGGGTCGACCTTCTGCAACTGAACGCGCGTAACCAGTACGCCCGCCTCGTAGGAGTCGAGCACCTTCTGCATGAGCTTGAGCACTTCCTGCTCGATGTTCTGACGCGCGCCGGTCAGGATCGGCTGAATCTGCCTTCCGCCGATAACTTCGCGCATCACGCTTTCGGCGACTGCCTTGATGGTCCCTTCCGGGTTCTGAATCTTGAACAGGAAGTCCGGCGCGTTCTTAATTCTCCAGAACACGGAGAAATCCACGTCGACGATGTTCTCGTCGCCGGTAAGCATCAGACTTTCTTCCGGCACGTCGCGCACGACACGTCCGCCGCGGCGGAAGTCGTCGACGATGGTGACGCCGATATCGATCTTGTTTTCGAAAGTGACGCGGGGCGTCAGTACCGTCTCGATCGGATACGGCAGGTGATAGTTGAGGCCCGGTTGCGTGGTCTGATGGAACCGGCCGAAGCGAAGCACGATGCCCTGTTCGTCCGTATTGACCCGGTAGAACCCGGACAGCAGCCAAACCAGCACCGCAGCAAACAGAAGAATAATGATACCGCGGCCGCCAAATGAACCGGAGCCGGGCAACACACTCTTTAGTCTGTCCTGGCCCCGGCGGATCAGCTCCTCGAGGTCCGGCGGCTGGTTGCCGCCCGGTCCGGGTTGCGGACCCGAACCCCAAGGGCCGCGCGGTCCGCTTCCCCACGGGCCGCCGCTCTGGTTCTTCCAAGACATTATATTAGCCTCCGATGCGCCGCAGGCGTTCTAAGCCGCGCGTTCTAAATACGCGATGGTTATAGGGTAGCGATTGTGGCGGTTCAACGCGGGGGCATGTCGCGCGCGAACTCGCAGAAATACGGTATCGATCAACGCCCGTCAGGTCGTGCCGGCGCGGCTGCGGCCCGGGCTGCCGGAATAATTTGCGCGGAAGTGATCGAGCACGAACAGACGAATCGCCGAAGAAAGATTTCCCTGCTTCCGCTTTTGATCGACTTCCTGCACCACATCCGAAAGCGTCACCTTTCGCTCATGGGCGATCTGCTTAAGCGCATCCCAGAACGCATCTTCCAGGCTGACACTGGTCTTGTGGCCTGCGATTACAATCGAGCGTTTTACAACCGGACTTTTCATCACCGCCCCTCTCTGTCTGCGCGGCGATGCAGATCGAGAGTGCGGTTGCGCTTTTCTTCCAGCTCGGCCGCCAGTTTGCGCTCGTGCGCAGGTCGGCCGAATTGCGCGCGGTTCTCCGCGGCAACAATTTCTTTTTCGGCACGTGCTTTGGCCCTGCGCACACGGCGCAAGTTAATCACGTCGGCCATGGGCCGCTTCCTTTTCCCATCCCCAGACGCGTCGGATTTTTTTGGTTTCCGTTGGCGTCAACGGGCGAGAACATTACGGACTAAATCATTCTCCGCAAGTACGAATTCGTCTGATTTTGCTAAAAGGTAATATGATCTTCTCATCCAGATTACTGCTCGGTACACGCGTTGCGACGCGAAAAACTTTGGACCGTGCTAGAGCAGCGCAACAGAATTCGAGACGAGAGCAGAAATGACAAAGACACGCACCGAAACCGATACCTTTGGCCCTATCGAAGTCGCTTCCGACCGCTATTGGGGCGCGCAGACGCAGCGTTCGATCATGAATTTCCGCATCGGCGGCGAGCGCATGCCGAAGCCTGTCATTCGTGCATTCGGTTTGCTGAAAAAGTCGGCGGCCATGACCAACAAAGAGCTTGGCCTGCTGGATGGCAAACTTGCCGACGCCATTTGCAATGCTGCGGACGAAGTAATTTCCGGAAAGCTCGACGATCACTTCCCATTAGTAGTCTGGCAGACCGGCTCAGGCACACAATCCAACATGAATGCGAACGAGGTCATCGGGAATCGCGCGATCGAACTGCTCGGCGGAACGATGGGTTCGAAGAAGCCGGTGCACCCCAACGACCACGTCAATATGGGCCAGTCGTCGAA is a window encoding:
- a CDS encoding Do family serine endopeptidase; the protein is MSSDRAGNRRRVLLGAILVAGFAVATLSGTTRAVIAQTRPENVADVAARVQDAVVNISTSQTVPPNQSVPMPQLPPGSPFEDFFEEFFKEKPDGKRTRKVSSLGSGFVIDPAGIIITNNHVIADADEIIVNFNDGSKLKAELIGRDTKVDLAVLRVKPKAPLKAVSFGDSDKTRVGEWVMAIGNPFGLGGSVTVGVVSARNRNIESSAYDDFIQTDAAINRGNSGGPLFNLQGEVIGINTAIFSQTGSSIGIGFAIPANTVLPLIKQLRETGEIRRGWIGVSIQPVDEQIAESLNLPGTRGALIAGVGDNTPAGQAGIQIGDVIIRFDGQEVKEMRNLPRIVAGTPVGKTVDVVVIRKGKEQTLKLTVQRLDDPDQKPKKQVKNEPQPKARPAANQVLGIELSAINEDLRRRFRLRESVKGLVVTGVDPDSNAAEQNVEAGQVVIEFGGEAVSTIADLQKRIDVLRKSGKRSALFLLVNASGETRFVAVALQ
- a CDS encoding DUF4169 family protein is translated as MADVINLRRVRRAKARAEKEIVAAENRAQFGRPAHERKLAAELEEKRNRTLDLHRRADREGR
- the hflK gene encoding FtsH protease activity modulator HflK, whose amino-acid sequence is MSWKNQSGGPWGSGPRGPWGSGPQPGPGGNQPPDLEELIRRGQDRLKSVLPGSGSFGGRGIIILLFAAVLVWLLSGFYRVNTDEQGIVLRFGRFHQTTQPGLNYHLPYPIETVLTPRVTFENKIDIGVTIVDDFRRGGRVVRDVPEESLMLTGDENIVDVDFSVFWRIKNAPDFLFKIQNPEGTIKAVAESVMREVIGGRQIQPILTGARQNIEQEVLKLMQKVLDSYEAGVLVTRVQLQKVDPPSQVIDAFRDVQAARADAERLQNEAQTYANRVVPEARGEAAKILQAAEAYRERTVVEARGEALRFLSVLEEYKKAPAVTRQRIYLETMERVLNGIDKVILENNKGGQGVVPYLPLDQLLRQQTPAGARR
- a CDS encoding protease modulator HflC, whose translation is MRTATGVLAVVVAIIVIAIYSSIFFVHQSQQALVLRFGEPIREIKDAGLNFKLPFVDAVVLIDKLILDLDNKPEEVIASDQKRLVVDAFARYRIVQPLKFYQSVGTVAGANSRLLPILNASMRSVLGEATFIEVVKDERAVLMGRIKDSMNAQAVENFGIEIVDMRLRRADLPDANSQAIYQRMQTERQREAAEIRAQGNQAAQAIRAKADRDVTIIIAEATSRSEELRGLGDGERNKIFADAFGRDPEFFAFYRSMQAYELGLQKDRTRMLLSPESEFFRFFANPGGNPPPAPAQR
- a CDS encoding ribbon-helix-helix domain-containing protein, with protein sequence MKSPVVKRSIVIAGHKTSVSLEDAFWDALKQIAHERKVTLSDVVQEVDQKRKQGNLSSAIRLFVLDHFRANYSGSPGRSRAGTT
- a CDS encoding tetratricopeptide repeat protein — its product is MRTSDMPFALQPGTMITGYEVVRAIGAGGFGITYEGFNPITERRVAIKEFFPRGIASRDDATRIAYSQQDNEVVSWALKRFAESTNRLAKLKHPNIIEVLNYVADNGTGYMVMEHVDGTTLEDWLRERSTPPQVAELGPIFDPVFDALEYVHSSNLVHRDIAPDNIMIRKTDGRPMLIDFGALKIIEQHTRAAHAQTPKTFGVMKQNYSAPEQSEEGGPPDPRLDIYSLAATIYRALCGKPPVDSDKRKTDLALRGQDSYIPMTQAALVPVAPEFAAAIDAAMSLRPEGRPSTIREFRERLAARGMGSTAGASAEDETILAPKENKGPRHPPAPPLRAGQTPPPAYAAQAAAPVAAMSATNDPGQASAGAYTPPGGETATVKRSGISWLNIAGIAIVLVGAIGVLLHRPVIQFIERMTNMQIMSDRPQNTTQQQTQPQQRQQQPQQKQLPQQQTLPPASNVRDSQAAFERGLRAQRDGNNQQAITDFNEAIRLDPNNASAYASRGLSYYRNGDATRAYADYSDAIRLAPDGQRSAAAYANRAIIQRERGNIDRGFLDAENAIRLDPRLASAYNTRGNLHYDNGNHDAAIADYNQALTLDPQYAVALSNRGNAYYAKRDYRRAIDDYSAALRINPRHAPALVGRGNAYDQQKNTDQALKDYSDAIRANRDYVTGFLNRGRIYLDRRDFISALSDFSDAVRLDPKHAIAHQGRGLANEGLGRRNEAVTDLRQALRLDPKLQRARDALRRLGVEP
- a CDS encoding DUF2065 domain-containing protein, encoding MTFILAAFGLLLAIEGITFAAFPGAAKRAAATVAETPEGTLRLLGLGAAIAGVLVVWLVRG
- a CDS encoding tetratricopeptide repeat protein gives rise to the protein MSISEIQFALPPGTVITGYEIVRALGAGGFGITYEGFNPITERRVAIKEFFPRGMASREGATKIVFSRTDAEIASWALRRFEESTKALAKLEHDNIVEVLNYVSDHGTGYMVMEHVDGETLERWLKARRGPPTLDDIRPFLAPVFDALEYVHMRNILHRDIAPDNVMIAKDGRPVLIDFGAIKVIEEQTRAKSGTSFPVGKRFYSPPEQFTSSSVDARTDIYALAAVLYRALTGSPPVDSDQRKSEIVDGKPDSYVPVRETPTGRDVPEDIASAIDRALSIRRDLRPASIAEFRDLIGWGKHKKSVDLPRTSFTPVQAADDANVVASAPSAALAGTSAASRKEDDEDIRKVPRPWLGYAGGALAVLVVGAAFVGSLWRDERVSPPQLQQQTQKQTTPPSQQPQQPKQQTQPQQPPQQQTTPPDLTKRTVWIGVRVATADEKNSPDAPRGALVLEVTANGPAANGGILNGDVLTRINGREIVQSRDIATALENVQPGTNIEIELYRTTERRSLRATLRAAAPPAQQPQSPPQQQQQTTPPPQQPATPQNESQAFAAYQRALAARERNDADTALAEANEAIRLDPTYTLAYLVKAQALYRKQRYNESHDALDVASRRGLDSAELFNVRGLLHHAQRNFSEAIVSFNEAVKRASTNAVYYANRGLSYSRLDNLESALADFNEAVRLAPQRHDFIAGRADVYYARHDYRLALSDYNTSLRINPKSANVLTQRGWAHFRLNDRRSALADANAALNVNANYAGGYNLRGTLFATNGEFDRAINDFSSAIRLNTSWAVAYANRGLAYYRKQDLANAEKDVNEAIRLDPRNALAHQTRGYVYQARGQRDLAIEAFRTALQLDRTLDESRKRLQQLGVTP